A part of Prionailurus viverrinus isolate Anna chromosome E1, UM_Priviv_1.0, whole genome shotgun sequence genomic DNA contains:
- the TLCD3A gene encoding TLC domain-containing protein 3A isoform X2, with product MLLTLACGSLFFPGLFALCTWGLRRARPAWTDSDCVMISTRLVSSVQAVLATGSGIVIIRSCNDVITDRSLGETLVTSLLAVSSRQN from the exons ATGCTGCTGACGCTGGCCTGCGGCTCGCTCTTCTTCCCGGGGCTCTTCGCACTGTGCACCTGGGGGCTGCGCCGCGCGCGGCCCGCCTGGACCGACAGCGACTGCGTGATGATCAGCACCAG ACTGGTTTCTTCAGTGCAGGCTGTGTTGGCCACCGGGTCGGGGATCGTCATCATCCGCTCCTGTAACGACGTGATCACGGACAG AAGCTTAGGGGAGACCTTGGTGACTTCTTTGTTGGCTGTATCTTCACGGCAGAACTGA
- the TLCD3A gene encoding TLC domain-containing protein 3A isoform X1: protein MLLTLACGSLFFPGLFALCTWGLRRARPAWTDSDCVMISTRLVSSVQAVLATGSGIVIIRSCNDVITDRHWLAREYVWFLIPYMIYDSYAMYLCEWYRTGDQSRRQSLTTFQSFLSKNRLMITHHAVILFVLVPVAQKLRGDLGDFFVGCIFTAELSTPFVSLGRVLIQLKQQHTLLYKVNGILTLTAFLCCRILLFPFMYWSYGQQQGLSLLQVPFNIPFYCNVANGFLIAPQIYWFSLLCKKATRLLDAPPARKDG, encoded by the exons ATGCTGCTGACGCTGGCCTGCGGCTCGCTCTTCTTCCCGGGGCTCTTCGCACTGTGCACCTGGGGGCTGCGCCGCGCGCGGCCCGCCTGGACCGACAGCGACTGCGTGATGATCAGCACCAG ACTGGTTTCTTCAGTGCAGGCTGTGTTGGCCACCGGGTCGGGGATCGTCATCATCCGCTCCTGTAACGACGTGATCACGGACAG GCACTGGCTTGCCCGAGAGTACGTCTGGTTCTTGATTCCATACATGATCTATGACTCCTACGCCATGTACCTCTGTGAATGGTACCGAACTGGAGACCAGAGCCGCAGACAGTCCCTCACCACTTTTCAGAGCTTCCTAAGTAAAAACCGTCTCATGATCACACACCATGCGGTCATTCTGTTTGTCCTTGTGCCAGTGGCACAG AAGCTTAGGGGAGACCTTGGTGACTTCTTTGTTGGCTGTATCTTCACGGCAGAACTGAGCACTCCATTTGTGTCGCTGGGCAGAGTTCTGATTCAG TTAAAGCAGCAGCATACCCTTCTGTACAAAGTGAACGGAATCCTCACACTGACCGCCTTCCTCTGCTGTCGgatccttcttttccctttcatgtACTGGTCCTATGGCCAACAGCAGGGACTAAGCCTACTCCAAGTGCCATTCAATATCCCTTTCTACTGCAACGTGGCCAATGGCTTCCTTATCGCTCCCCAGATCTACTGGTTCTCTCTGCTGTGCAAAAAGGCAACACGGCTCCTTGATGCTCCCCCAGCCCGAAAGGATGGGTAA